The Triticum aestivum cultivar Chinese Spring chromosome 7B, IWGSC CS RefSeq v2.1, whole genome shotgun sequence genome window below encodes:
- the LOC123158788 gene encoding putative disease resistance protein At1g50180, with product MAKSVVSAVLSNVSTLAVQETTLLCGVTREVEFLKDDLNSLQGFLRDADNKQRMGDSGVSILVSQIRDAAYEADNVIEAVEYMHRRNRLKKGFMGAISRYARLPTDLSTLHKVGFEIKRIRRKISEIFERANRLKIVLDLSHTSIEKIDVDDELQQDYGPIHQKFEDVVMVGFEDEYKEIVGKLVDTKKSLGAISIVAMGGAGKITLARKVYTSSRVKQHFGTIAWVTVSQKYKGIDLLKDIMKQIMGDTDESTSKLSEHEVGQKIHDFLLQTRYLVVLDDVWETDTWEQLNRKVKAFPDATNGSRVLLTTRKEDVANHVQMATYIHHLKKLDEKKSWEIFSSKALPPYKMSVICDVDEFEKLGRKLAKKCDGLPLALAVLGGYLSKNLNVEAWSNILLDWPSTKDGQMMRVILARSYKDLPNHYLRSCFLYFAGFPEDYIISVSDLIELWIGESFIPHIRNHQLEETAHKYVKELAQRSLVQVVGVSTVHGRIEAIRIHDILHDWCIEEAKQDGFLCAIDKTAGHAYTPSSDNIISYRYQFQTLSGDILTTTPNARSLLGFDATVSLPELRFLRVLCIEESKLQDFSSLIGGCIHLRLLRLKNCGPITLPSSIGNLLYLQTIDVRDTPLLGHVPKSLWGISTLRHVYLHGAWFSPPPPTSSVRRQQKELQTIDLNLGNVITNFHNHDMVVFFSQMNQLTNFSLSKNHIPKELICIFANMPHLVDIYLSKFGVLDNFPTEFPQSLRRLVLCANVIIEDPMPSLEKLPCLVVLELRGYNGETMSCCVEGFPRLQELKLVDFLTAEWRMEDGAMPKLFHLTLQECEKLRKLPEGLLHLPSLSHLELGAMPQISEEDITLKGLWRKGCMAEAGTRPWGSATSRGAAEQRRTRRSRPAPQTPPSRPPTPAAAAGTGTPHHRNSGSTTPAHQTPGVAWPSPYPAGHQPAAGRGVAFTGQVHAQVVLQAPLPVALAGQAHQGHGRPRRAWRCCAHAEEPIRAGEEDVLSSASEKDDALQSSLLASLPLP from the exons ATGGCCAAATCAGTTGTTAGTGCCGTGCTTAGCAATGTTAGCACACTTGCGGTTCAGGAGACCACGCTCCTGTGTGGAGTCACCCGAGAAGTGGAGTTCCTGAAAGATGACCTCAATTCGCTGCAAGGCTTCCTTAGGGATGCCGACAACAAACAGAGGATGGGAGATTCGGGTGTTTCTATCTTGGTGAGTCAGATCAGAGATGCGGCGTATGAGGCCGACAATGTCATCGAAGCCGTTGAGTACATGCACAGGAGAAACAGGCTCAAGAAAGGATTCATGGGTGCCATTTCAAGGTATGCTCGCCTACCAACTGATTTGAGTACCCTTCACAAAGTTGGGTTTGAAATCAAACGTATAAGAAGAAAGATATCTGAGATATTTGAGCGTGCAAACCGTTTGAAGATAGTTCTTGATTTGAGCCATACCTCCATAGAAAAAATTGATGTTGATGATGAATTACAACAAGATTATGGTCCTATTCATCAAAAGTTTGAAGATGTTGTTATGGTTGGTTTCGAGGATGAGTACAAAGAAATAGTGGGGAAGTTAGTTGACACAAAGAAGAGTCTTGGTGCTATCTCCATCGTTGCTATGGGTGGTGCGGGGAAAATAACACTTGCTAGAAAAGTATACACTTCGTCTAGAGTGAAACAACACTTTGGCACAATCGCTTGGGTTACAGTATCTCAAAAGTACAAGGGCATTGATTTACTAAAGGATATTATGAAACAAATTATGGGGGATACTGATGAGTCTACTAGTAAACTTAGTGAACATGAGGTTGGACAGAAGATTCATGATTTTCTGTTGCAAACAAGGTACTTAGTAGTTCTTGATGATGTGTGGGAAACAGATACATGGGAGCAACTAAATAGAAAGGTTAAAGCCTTTCCAGATGCAACTAATGGTAGTAGAGTACTATTAACAACACGAAAGGAAGATGTTGCAAATCATGTTCAAATGGCAACCTATATTCATCATCTAAAGAAGTTAGATGAAAAGAAAAGCTGGGAGATTTTTAGTAGCAAAGCTTTACCACCATACAAAATGTCTGTAATATGTGATGTGGATGAGTTTGAAAAACTTGGGAGAAAGCTTGCAAAGAAATGTGATGGATTACCACTTGCCCTTGCAGTTTTGGGGGGGTATCTATCAAAGAATTTGAATGTAGAAGCATGGTCTAATATACTCTTGGATTGGCCATCAACCAAAGATGGGCAAATGATGCGAGTAATACTAGCTCGTAGTTACAAGGATCTTCCAAATCATTATTTGAGATCTTGTTTTCTCTATTTTGCTGGTTTCCCTGAGGATTACATAATATCTGTGTCGGATCTTATCGAATTATGGATAGGAGAAAGCTTCATTCCACACATAAGAAATCATCAACTAGAAGAAACAGCACATAAGTACGTGAAGGAGTTGGCTCAGAGAAGCTTGGTTCAAGTTGTTGGAGTAAGCACGGTACATGGACGGATCGAAGCAATAAGGATTCATGATATCTTACATGACTGGTGCATAGAAGAAGCAAAACAAGATGGTTTTCTTTGTGCCATTGACAAAACTGCAG GGCATGCCTATACACCATCATCGGATAACATTATATCTTATCGTTATCAATTTCAGACTTTGAGTGGTGATATTTTAACAACAACACCTAATGCCCGAAGTCTTCTTGGCTTCGACGCAACTGTGTCCCTTCCTGAGCTGAGATTCCTGAGAGTTCTTTGCATTGAAGAGTCAAAACTACAAGATTTCTCTAGTCTAATTGGTGGGTGCATTCACCTAAGATTGCTTAGGTTGAAAAATTGTGGGCCTATCACACTCCCTTCATCAATTGGAAATCTCCTTTACTTGCAGACCATAGATGTAAGAGACACACCACTGTTGGGACATGTACCAAAATCCCTCTGGGGTATCTCTACTCTTAGGCATGTTTACCTACACGGTGCTTGGTTTTCTCCACCACCACCTACAAGTAGTGTGCGACGGCAGCAGAAAGAGCTCCAGACCATTGATTTAAATCTTGGAAATGTTATAACTAATTTCCACAATCATGACATGGTGGTTTTCTTCAGCCAGATGAATCAACTAACAAACTTCTCCTTGTCGAAGAACCACATACCCAAGGAGCTGATTTGCATATTTGCAAACATGCCTCACCTTGTTGATATTTATCTCTCCAAATTTGGTGTACTTGATAACTTTCCCACTGAGTTCCCACAAAGCCTACGACGTCTTGTTCTATGTGCTAATGTCATAATAGAAGACCCGATGCCGAGCCTGGAGAAGCTTCCTTGTCTTGTGGTGCTGGAGTTGAGGGGGTACAATGGTGAAACTATGAGTTGTTGTGTCGAAGGGTTTCCTCGGCTGCAAGAGTTAAAACTTGTTGATTTTTTGACTGCTGAGTGGAGGATGGAGGATGGAGCAATGCCAAAGCTTTTCCACTTGACACTTCAGGAATGCGAGAAGCTCAGGAAGCTCCCAGAGGGGTTGCTTCACCTTCCGTCCCTCAGTCACCTAGAACTGGGCGCTATGCCCCAGATTTCTGAAGAGGACATCACACTAAAGGGGCTGTGGCGGAAAGGGTGCATG GCCGAGGCGGGGACCCGGCCATGGGGCAGTGCTACCTCGCGCGGCGCCGCTGAGCAGAGACGTACTCGCCGGTCCCGGCCAGCGCCGCAGACGCCGCCGTCGCGGCCCcccacgccggccgccgcggcCGGGACCGGGACCCCGCACCACCGCAACTCCGGATCGACCACGCCCGCGCACCAGACGCCCGGGGTCGCCTGGCCCAGCCCGTACCCCGCGGGGCACCAGCCCGCTGCCGGCCGGGGTGTCGCCTTCACCGGCCAGGTCCACGCCCAGGTGGTTCTTCAAGCGCCCCTtcccgtcgccctcgccggccaaGCACATCAAGGCCACGGGCGTCCCCGACGTGCGTGGAGATGTTGCGCGCATGCTGAGGAGCCGATCCGCGCAGGCGAGGAGGACGTCCTGTCCAGCGCGTCGGAGAAGGACGACGCATTGCAGTCGTCGCTGCTGGCCTCGCTCCCGTTGCCGTag